Within Novosphingobium resinovorum, the genomic segment GTCCACGACGAGAGGCGGCAGGCCATTTGCAACCGGTTCGCTTTGTGCGAAGTTTCCTCGCGATGACCCCTGTAATAACCCTTGCGGCATTCATGCGATCGCTGCGTCTTCCCGTCTTCGCCGTCGTGCTTGCGCTTCCCGCCGCGCAGGCCTGCGCGCAACCGGAGTCCTTTCCCGATTACTTGCGCACGGTCGCCTCGCATGCCCGATCCCAAAGTGTGAGCGAAGCCGCCATCACCAGCGTGCTGACCGGCCTCACGCCCAACGAGAGGGTCATCGCGCTCGATACCTCGCAGCCCGGCAGCCGCGGGGCGCCGCCGCCACTGGCGCCTTATATCGCGCAGCACGTGGGCAGTTCGATCGTGGCGCGCGGCAAGTCGCGCTATACTTCACTTGCCTCGATCCTGCCGCAGATCGAGCGGCGATATGGCGTGCCCGCGCCGATTCTCTTCGCGATCTGGGGGCATGAGACCAATTTCGGCAGCTACACTGGCGACTTCGACCTCGCACGCTCGCTGGCGACGCTGGCCTGGGAAGGGCGCCGCCGCGAGCTGTTCGAGAGCGAGCTTATCGCCCTGATGAAGATGGTCGACCGGGGCGTGCCGCGGTCGCAGCTCAAGGGCAGCTGGGCAGGGGCCTTCGGGTATCCCCAGTTCCTGCCGAGCGTCTACTTGCGCCTTGCCGTCGATGGCGACGGGGACGGGCGGGCGGATATCTTCTCCAGTTCGGCCGACACGCTGGCCTCGATCGCGAACTATTTCCGCGACGCGGGTTGGCGCACCGGTGAGCCCTGGGGCGTGCGGGCCAGCCTGCCGTCCGGGTTCAACGTAAACGCCTATGCGACGAAGTTGTCGTCGCCGTCATGCGCCGCAGTTCATGCGCGCCATTCGCAGTGGAAGCCGGTTTCGCAATGGCGCGCCCTTGGCGTGGCGCCGCAGGGCGCGATCGGCGGCGATGTCCTCGCCTCGCTGTTCCAGCCCGACGGTCCGGGCACTCCGGCTTATCTGTTAACCGGTAATTATCGGGTGATCCTCCAGTACAACTGCTCGAACTACTACGCCATGTCCGTGGGGTTGCTTGCAGATGAGATTGCCCGTTAACCATGCCCTGCCGCTTGCGGCGCTGATCCTGCTCGGTTCGGGAGGGGCCTTGGCCGCTTCCCGCACTCCGCAGGTCGCTGCTCCTGCTACGGGGCCTGCCGCCGATTATCCGGTCGTCGTCGGCGAACCTTTCACCATCGGCAGCACCGTCTGGACGCCGACCGACCAGCTCAACTACGACGCGGTCGGCGGTGTCATCACCGGCGAAGGCACCGGCGTGACTGCCGCGCACAAGACTTTGCCATTGCCCAGCTATGCGGAGGTGACAGCGCTCGACACCGGCCGCACCATCCTCGTACGGATCGAGAGGCGCGGCCCGATGGTAAACGATGCACTCATCGAACTGTCGGCCGATGCTTCGGCGCAGATCGGTCTCGCTCCCGGCTCCAGGGCGCAAGTGCGGGTACGCCGCGTCAATCCGCCGGAGCAGGAGCGCGCGCTCCTTCGGGCCGGCGGCCGGGCGCCGGAGCGCATGGAAACGCCCGAAGGACTGCTCAAGGTCCTGCGCCGCAAACTGGCGGATCAGTCGCCGCTGGTCCCGCCGCCTTCCACGCCGCCGGCAATGCCTGCGGGAGAACCGCCTGCGATGGTCAAGGCTCCGGCCGCGAAGCCGGTGGCAGCACCGAAGGTGGCCAGGCCCGCATCCGTCGCCCCGACCGTACCGCCCGCCGCCCGCCCGTCGCAAACGGTGCCCCCTTCGCCGCCCAAGGCCCCCGCTCCGAAGCCCGCCGCTCCGGCGGCGAAGCCCAAACCGGAAGCGGCCAAGCCTGCCGAGAAGGGCTCGACTTACGTACAGGTAGCCGCGTTTTCCTCCGAATCCTCGGCTCGCAAGGTCGCCGCGCAACTCGGTGGCAGCGTGTCCCCGGCAGGCAAGTTCTGGCGCGTGCGGCTCGGTCCTTACGCGAACCGTGCAAAAGCCGCGCCGGCGCTGGAGAAGGCGAAAGGCGCGGGCTATAGGGATGCCCGAATCCTCGGCGCGGACTGAACCTGAAACGTCTCCCGCGCGCAGCCAGACGCCGACAGGCGCGCGGGAGAAGTCGGGTCTTGAAGTCGTTTTCCAATATCGTGAAGCTGGCCCTGGCCGTAACCATACCGGCGAGTGCCTCGGCCGCCTCCATCCCGGCCCCGCCGCCGCAGGTTGCGCCGATACCGGTAAGTCTGCTGGTCGATCTCGGCTCCGGCCAGGTGTTGGCGCAGAAACATCCCGATACGCCCTTCCTGCCCGCCTCGGTGACCAAGGTGATGACCGCCTACGTCGCCTTCGAGGAAATCGGCGCGGGCCGTCTCCGCATGGACCGCCAGTTCCAGGAGCGCCCCGAGACCGAGAAGGAATGGTTCGCCAAGGGCACCAACATGTACATCACGACCAAGGACAGGCCGACCACGCGCGACCTGCTCCATGGCATCATGACCGCTTCGGCGAACGATGCCGCCGTCGTGCTGGGCGAGGGCTATGCGGGCAGCGTGCAGGGCTGGGCGGCGAAGATGAACGACGCCGCGCGGCGACTCGGCATGACGCGCAGTCACTATAACACTCCCAACGGCTGGATGGACGAGGGCAACACCTACGTCACCGCCAGCGATCTCGTGCGCCTCGCCGACGCCATGATCACGCGCTATCCCGACCTCTACCGCGAGTTCTCGGGCCACAAGCACTGGATCTGGCGCGACGTCCACATGCGCAGCCACGACCCGACGGTGGGCGTCGTGCCCGGCGCGGACGGCATCAAGACTGGATATACCCGCGAGGCTGGCTACAACTTCCTCGGCACGGCCGAGCGTGGGGGGCGCCGCCTCGTCATGGTGCTGGCGGGATCGCCGCTGCCCAAGGTGCGCGACGATGCGGCAAAGGCGCTGCTCGAATGGGGCTTTGCCGCGTGGGACACCCGCCACCTCTTCGACCAGGGCCAGACGATCGCGCAGGCCAAGGTTCAAGGCGGCGACGCCCGCTCGCTGCCGCTCGTCGCCAACCGCGAGGTTCACGCCACCATCCCGCGCGGCACTCAGCCGGGCATCACGCTTGCCGTCCACTACAGCGGACCGATCAAGGCGCCGATCCGCAAGGGCGAGCAGGTCGGCGAACTGGAGATCCGCGTCGCCGGGCTCGCACCGGGCCGCGTGCCGCTCTACGCGGGGCGTGACGTGGGGACTGCCGGATGGCTGGACAGGCTGCTGAACGGGCTTATCAACCTGTTCACATGATGCAGGGTCGATTCATCGCGCTCGAGGGGGGGGAAGGGGCGGGCAAGTCCACGCAGGCCCGCCTGCTGGCCGAAGCCTTGCGTGGGCTTGGCCTGAAGGTGGTCACCACCCGCGAGCCGGGCGGCACTCCGGGGGCAGAGGCGATCCGTGCCCTGCTCCTCGATGGCGTCGAGGGGGACGGCGGCGAAAGCTGGAACCCGCGCGCCGAGGCGCTTTTGTTCGCCGCCGCACGATCCGACCATGTCCACCGCCTGATCCGCCCGGCGCTTGCGCGCGGGGCATGGGTGATCTGCGACCGCTATCTCGATTCGAGCCGCGCTTATCAGGGCGGCGGCGGTGGTCTGTCCGACGCCGACATCGCCTCCCTCCACGCCATCGGCAGCGAGGGGCTACTGCCCGACCTGACGCTGCTGGTGGAAGTCACGCCTGCGGTGGCCGTGCACAGGCTTGCCCTGCGCGACACCGATGGCAGCGACCGCATCGGCGGGCGGGACGCCGCCTATCACGCCCGCGTGGCCAGCGCGTTCTCGGTCTTCGCCGAGGCGGAGCCCGCCCGCTTCGCCCGGATCGACGGCGACGGCGATGCGCAGGCCACCCATGCCCTCGTAATGACGGCGCTGGCACCGCTACTGTCATGACCATGGACAAGCCCTTCATCGGTCAGGACGCCGCGTGGCAGGAATGGCTGGCCGCCATCGCATCCGAGCGCATGCACCATGCTTGGCTACTGAGCGGCGGCAAGGGCCTGGGCAAGCGCGCTTTCGCGCGCGCTGCGGCCGCCGAACTGGTCCGTCAGCCGGGCCACCCGATGCCTGACGTGGAAACGCATCCCGACATCCATATCCTCGACCACCTTCCCGCCAATGACGACGAGGTGAAGAAGAAGGCCGAGGGCAAGCCTTACCAGACCAAGCGCAACATCACCGTCGATCAGGTGCGCGGCATGATCCGCCGCCTCGCGATCAAGCCCACGCTTGGCGATCGCCGCGCCATCGTGATCGACCCGGCCGACGACATGGAGAAGGGCGCCGTCAACGCGCTTCTCAAAGCGTTGGAAGAGCCGCCCGCCGGTACGTATTTCCTTCTCGTCACGCATCAGCCCGGCCGCCTGCTGCCCACCATCCGTTCGCGCTGCCGCGTCCTCCGCTTCGCCGCACTCGGGCCGGAACAACTCGACTCTGTCATCCGCCGCGATGCGCCCCAGGCCGATGCCGCCGCGCGCGCGGCCGCGATCGCTGCCGCGCAAGGGTCGCCCGGCGTGGCGCTCGATATCGTCGAGCACGATCTCGGCGGCATTCACGCGCTGATGATGCGCATCCTGCAGCGCGGCGACCCTGACTTCGCCTTACGCGGTGCACTGGCCGAAGAGATGGGCGGCAGACCGGCACGCGACCGTCAGTTGGCAGCGCTTGAGCTTGCCCGCGCCGTCCTCGTCCAGCAGCTTCGCGATGCCCCGCGTCGACGCCAGCTCGGAATTATCGAAGCCTATGGCGCCTTGACGACGCTGGCGACGCAGGCTCCGACCTACAATTTCGATGCCGGGCTCCTCATAATGGAAATTGGCGGGTTGCTGGCCTCGGCCGCGATGCCTAGAGAAGCGGCACGTTAGCGCGTTCGCAGGACTCCTGAGTGAAGTTCAGAACGCACTTGAAGATCGATCTGTAAACTCCAGTCAGGAAAGCGCGACGCCGCATGGGCGAGCCCTATTACATCACCACCGCCATCAGCTACCCCAACGGGCGGCCCCACATCGGCCATGCTTACGAGGCCATCGCCGCCGATGTGATCGCCCGTTTCAAGAAGGCGGAAGGCTTCGACGTCCGGTTCCAGACCGGCACGGACGAACACGGCCTGAAGATGGCCCAGAAGGCGCGCGACCTCGACACCACGCCGGCGGCGCTCGCGGATGAAATGTCGTCCTACTTCAAGGAGATGTGCGACGCTCTGAACATCGGTTACGATGTCTTCATCCGCACCACCGAACCGCGCCATCACGCCGCGACGCAGGAACTGTGGCGCCGCATGGAAGCGAATGGCGACCTTTATCTCGACCGCTACGAAGGCTGGTATTCGGTACGCGACGAGGCGTATTACGACGAAAGCGAACTGCAGGCGGGTGAGGATGGCGGCAAGCTGTCTCCGCAAGGTACGCCGGTGGAATGGACCGTCGAGGAATCGTGGTTCTTCCGCTTGTCCAAATATCAGGACAAGCTGCTGGAACTCTATGCCGCAGGCGAGTTCATCCGCCCGGAAAACCGCCGCAACGAAATCCAGCGCTTCGTCGAAGGCGGGCTTCGCGACTTGTCGGTCTCTCGCACCAGCTTCGACTGGGGCATCAAGGTTCCGGGCAGCGACAACCATGTGATGTACGTCTGGGTCGATGCCCTGACGAACTACATCACCGGCCTCGGCTTCCCCGAGGAAGAGGGCGATTTCGCGAAGTTCTGGCCCGCCGATGTCCACCTCATCGGCAAGGACATCGTCCGCTTCCACACCGTCTACTGGCCTGCCTTCCTGATGAGCGCCGGCCTGGAATTGCCCAGGCAGGTCTTCGGCCACGGCTTCCTGCTTAATCGCGGCCAGAAGGAATCGAAGTCACTCGGCAACGTCACCGACCCGATCGGTCTGGCCGAGACGTACGGCGTCGATACCCTGCGCTACTTCTTCCTGCGCGAAGTCGCCTTCGGGCAGGACGGTTCGTGGTCGCACGAAGCCATCGTGACGC encodes:
- a CDS encoding lytic murein transglycosylase, with product MRSLRLPVFAVVLALPAAQACAQPESFPDYLRTVASHARSQSVSEAAITSVLTGLTPNERVIALDTSQPGSRGAPPPLAPYIAQHVGSSIVARGKSRYTSLASILPQIERRYGVPAPILFAIWGHETNFGSYTGDFDLARSLATLAWEGRRRELFESELIALMKMVDRGVPRSQLKGSWAGAFGYPQFLPSVYLRLAVDGDGDGRADIFSSSADTLASIANYFRDAGWRTGEPWGVRASLPSGFNVNAYATKLSSPSCAAVHARHSQWKPVSQWRALGVAPQGAIGGDVLASLFQPDGPGTPAYLLTGNYRVILQYNCSNYYAMSVGLLADEIAR
- a CDS encoding SPOR domain-containing protein, which produces MRLPVNHALPLAALILLGSGGALAASRTPQVAAPATGPAADYPVVVGEPFTIGSTVWTPTDQLNYDAVGGVITGEGTGVTAAHKTLPLPSYAEVTALDTGRTILVRIERRGPMVNDALIELSADASAQIGLAPGSRAQVRVRRVNPPEQERALLRAGGRAPERMETPEGLLKVLRRKLADQSPLVPPPSTPPAMPAGEPPAMVKAPAAKPVAAPKVARPASVAPTVPPAARPSQTVPPSPPKAPAPKPAAPAAKPKPEAAKPAEKGSTYVQVAAFSSESSARKVAAQLGGSVSPAGKFWRVRLGPYANRAKAAPALEKAKGAGYRDARILGAD
- a CDS encoding D-alanyl-D-alanine carboxypeptidase family protein — translated: MKSFSNIVKLALAVTIPASASAASIPAPPPQVAPIPVSLLVDLGSGQVLAQKHPDTPFLPASVTKVMTAYVAFEEIGAGRLRMDRQFQERPETEKEWFAKGTNMYITTKDRPTTRDLLHGIMTASANDAAVVLGEGYAGSVQGWAAKMNDAARRLGMTRSHYNTPNGWMDEGNTYVTASDLVRLADAMITRYPDLYREFSGHKHWIWRDVHMRSHDPTVGVVPGADGIKTGYTREAGYNFLGTAERGGRRLVMVLAGSPLPKVRDDAAKALLEWGFAAWDTRHLFDQGQTIAQAKVQGGDARSLPLVANREVHATIPRGTQPGITLAVHYSGPIKAPIRKGEQVGELEIRVAGLAPGRVPLYAGRDVGTAGWLDRLLNGLINLFT
- the tmk gene encoding dTMP kinase, which encodes MMQGRFIALEGGEGAGKSTQARLLAEALRGLGLKVVTTREPGGTPGAEAIRALLLDGVEGDGGESWNPRAEALLFAAARSDHVHRLIRPALARGAWVICDRYLDSSRAYQGGGGGLSDADIASLHAIGSEGLLPDLTLLVEVTPAVAVHRLALRDTDGSDRIGGRDAAYHARVASAFSVFAEAEPARFARIDGDGDAQATHALVMTALAPLLS
- a CDS encoding DNA polymerase III subunit delta'; translation: MTMDKPFIGQDAAWQEWLAAIASERMHHAWLLSGGKGLGKRAFARAAAAELVRQPGHPMPDVETHPDIHILDHLPANDDEVKKKAEGKPYQTKRNITVDQVRGMIRRLAIKPTLGDRRAIVIDPADDMEKGAVNALLKALEEPPAGTYFLLVTHQPGRLLPTIRSRCRVLRFAALGPEQLDSVIRRDAPQADAAARAAAIAAAQGSPGVALDIVEHDLGGIHALMMRILQRGDPDFALRGALAEEMGGRPARDRQLAALELARAVLVQQLRDAPRRRQLGIIEAYGALTTLATQAPTYNFDAGLLIMEIGGLLASAAMPREAAR
- the metG gene encoding methionine--tRNA ligase; this translates as MGEPYYITTAISYPNGRPHIGHAYEAIAADVIARFKKAEGFDVRFQTGTDEHGLKMAQKARDLDTTPAALADEMSSYFKEMCDALNIGYDVFIRTTEPRHHAATQELWRRMEANGDLYLDRYEGWYSVRDEAYYDESELQAGEDGGKLSPQGTPVEWTVEESWFFRLSKYQDKLLELYAAGEFIRPENRRNEIQRFVEGGLRDLSVSRTSFDWGIKVPGSDNHVMYVWVDALTNYITGLGFPEEEGDFAKFWPADVHLIGKDIVRFHTVYWPAFLMSAGLELPRQVFGHGFLLNRGQKESKSLGNVTDPIGLAETYGVDTLRYFFLREVAFGQDGSWSHEAIVTRANAELANSFGNLAQRSLSMIFKNMDGELKAGLEESEADTALFAAVAEAVSGLRSAFDALDFSTGLEAWMRGVFACNQYVDEQAPWALRKSDPARMEAVLMTLFRVVRDLAIAVRPVVPTAIDALLDQMGQTIDARDYAALADTGWFDALAGSGFKVDKPQGVFPRLELPEEAAA